In one window of Microbacterium sp. PM5 DNA:
- a CDS encoding glycosyltransferase, translated as MLDIMLPFYGREDHFRAAVTSVLQQDSDQWRLVIIDDAYPDPAPGAWARQISDPRVEYRRHEVNQGINRTFQECLDLSTATWVSVFGCDDLMQPNYVRRVAELTAQFPDAGIIHPGTDVIDADGAPARTIVDTAKAFYRPRGPRPRVLGGEELAVSITRGNWMNFPALAWHGPTVRGMGFRPGYQIVQDLALALDVCRVGRTLVLDDDVVFHYRRHRGSVSSWQAVDGTRFREERAFFLSEAETFDDEGWHRAARAARRHLSSRINAATQLLPALRAGDLHGARGLLAYAAGR; from the coding sequence GTGCTCGACATCATGTTGCCGTTCTACGGTCGCGAGGATCACTTCCGCGCCGCGGTGACGAGCGTCCTTCAGCAGGACAGCGATCAGTGGCGTCTCGTGATCATCGATGACGCCTATCCCGACCCCGCTCCGGGGGCCTGGGCGCGCCAGATCTCGGATCCCCGCGTGGAGTACCGGCGCCACGAGGTGAACCAGGGCATCAACCGCACGTTCCAGGAATGCCTCGATCTGTCGACGGCGACCTGGGTCAGCGTGTTCGGCTGCGACGACCTCATGCAGCCGAACTACGTCCGCCGCGTGGCCGAGCTCACCGCACAGTTCCCCGACGCCGGCATCATCCACCCGGGAACCGACGTCATCGACGCCGACGGCGCCCCGGCGCGCACGATCGTCGACACGGCGAAGGCCTTCTACCGCCCGCGGGGCCCGCGCCCGCGGGTGCTCGGCGGCGAAGAGCTGGCGGTCAGCATCACCCGCGGCAACTGGATGAACTTCCCTGCGCTGGCGTGGCACGGACCGACGGTCCGCGGGATGGGGTTCCGCCCCGGCTACCAGATCGTGCAGGACCTCGCGCTGGCGCTCGACGTCTGCCGGGTGGGGCGCACTCTTGTCCTCGACGACGATGTCGTCTTCCACTACCGCCGCCACCGCGGCAGCGTGTCCTCGTGGCAAGCCGTCGACGGAACGCGCTTCCGGGAGGAGCGCGCGTTCTTCCTCAGCGAGGCCGAGACGTTCGACGACGAGGGATGGCACCGCGCGGCGCGGGCCGCGCGTCGGCATCTGTCCAGCCGCATCAACGCCGCGACGCAGCTCCTGCCCGCCCTGCGCGCCGGCGACCTCCACGGTGCCCGCGGACTCCTGGCGTACGCCGCCGGGCGCTGA
- a CDS encoding glycosyltransferase family 2 protein, with translation MMNATDDVELTILMPCLNEAETLATCVDKAKGYLQTSGVHGEVLIADNGSTDGSQQIAVDHGARVVDIPVKGYGAALIGGMEAANGRYVIMGDADDSYDFTALDPFVERLRAGDDLVMGNRFLGGIEPGAMPPLHKYLGNPVLTWIGRMLFRSPIRDFHCGLRGYNRRAMLGLELKTTGMEFASEMVVKSTLAGLQVSEVPTTLSKDGRSRPPHLRSWRDGWRHLRFLLIFSPRWLFLVPGLIALVLGAVGSLLLLFGPTRIGGVGFDVASQVYLSALAIVGYQGVLFAILTKLYAEREGFRLPRSRSFAWFAQRASLESFSLVGSAALLIGIVVLVIQFVSWGQSGFGALDPQATLRVAVPASMLMVLGAQTIMTGMFIGILTIPTRS, from the coding sequence ATGATGAACGCGACTGACGACGTCGAGCTGACGATCCTTATGCCCTGCCTCAACGAGGCCGAAACTCTCGCGACGTGCGTCGACAAGGCGAAGGGGTACCTGCAGACCTCCGGCGTCCACGGAGAGGTGCTCATCGCCGACAACGGCAGCACCGACGGATCGCAGCAGATCGCCGTCGATCACGGCGCCCGCGTCGTCGACATCCCGGTCAAGGGCTACGGGGCCGCGCTGATCGGCGGCATGGAGGCGGCCAACGGACGCTACGTCATCATGGGCGACGCGGATGACAGCTACGACTTCACGGCGCTCGACCCCTTCGTGGAGCGCCTGCGCGCCGGCGATGACCTCGTCATGGGAAACAGGTTCCTCGGCGGCATCGAGCCGGGCGCGATGCCCCCGCTGCACAAGTACCTCGGAAACCCGGTCCTGACGTGGATCGGTCGGATGCTGTTCCGTTCGCCGATCCGCGACTTCCACTGCGGTCTGCGCGGCTACAACCGACGCGCGATGCTCGGGCTCGAGCTCAAGACCACCGGCATGGAGTTCGCCAGCGAGATGGTGGTCAAGTCCACTCTGGCCGGACTCCAAGTGAGCGAGGTGCCGACGACGCTGAGCAAGGACGGCCGCAGCCGGCCGCCGCACCTGCGCAGTTGGCGCGACGGATGGCGCCACCTCCGGTTCCTGCTGATCTTCAGCCCCCGCTGGCTGTTCCTCGTGCCGGGGCTGATCGCGCTCGTGCTGGGCGCCGTCGGCTCCCTGCTCCTCCTCTTCGGCCCGACCCGCATCGGCGGTGTCGGGTTCGACGTGGCCAGCCAGGTCTACCTGTCCGCACTGGCCATCGTCGGCTATCAGGGCGTCCTCTTCGCGATCCTGACCAAGCTGTACGCGGAACGCGAAGGGTTCCGGCTTCCCCGCAGCCGCAGCTTCGCCTGGTTCGCTCAACGGGCATCCCTCGAGTCCTTCTCGCTCGTGGGATCGGCCGCGCTGCTCATCGGGATCGTGGTCCTCGTCATCCAGTTCGTCTCGTGGGGGCAGTCCGGTTTCGGCGCCCTCGACCCTCAGGCCACGCTGCGTGTCGCGGTGCCCGCCTCGATGCTGATGGTGCTCGGCGCCCAGACGATCATGACGGGGATGTTCATCGGCATCCTCACCATCCCCACCCGGTCGTGA
- a CDS encoding glycosyltransferase, whose protein sequence is MVLLFLPDPVTEENVRALRAQTDHVYIVDNSPDDPSSARVRAALHEDPRVSWLPQHANRGVAAGFNAGMRAAIAAGYDEVVVFDQDSTITPGFIETLTRARSRVPEAGVIGPSLRSAATGIIYRPERGVGVEEKDVLISSGSSFSRALLERIGLHDEPLFIDYVDHDICLRARRAGYRNLKVYDAVLDHRFGDSAPTTLFGRRVYLANYSLTRIFHATRNRVIVTRRYGFGRWFWEDLWFTTKAWVKLLLLEEHRMAKIREAGRGVIAGLRYPARERRW, encoded by the coding sequence GTGGTGCTGCTCTTCCTCCCCGACCCGGTGACCGAGGAGAACGTGAGGGCGCTGCGCGCGCAGACGGACCACGTCTACATCGTCGACAACTCACCCGACGACCCGTCGAGCGCCCGCGTGCGCGCGGCGCTCCACGAGGATCCGCGCGTGAGCTGGCTTCCACAGCACGCGAACCGTGGGGTCGCCGCCGGCTTCAACGCCGGCATGCGCGCGGCCATCGCCGCGGGGTACGACGAGGTCGTGGTCTTCGACCAGGACAGCACGATCACCCCGGGGTTCATCGAGACGCTGACGCGCGCGCGGTCGAGGGTGCCGGAGGCCGGAGTGATCGGTCCGTCGCTGCGCTCGGCGGCGACCGGGATCATCTATCGCCCCGAGCGCGGCGTCGGAGTCGAGGAGAAGGACGTCCTCATCAGCTCGGGCTCGTCGTTCAGCCGCGCGCTGCTGGAGCGCATCGGGCTTCACGACGAGCCGCTGTTCATCGACTACGTCGACCACGACATCTGCTTGCGTGCGCGACGAGCGGGCTATCGCAACCTGAAGGTCTACGACGCGGTCCTCGACCACCGGTTCGGCGACTCCGCGCCCACCACGCTGTTCGGTCGCCGCGTGTACCTGGCCAACTACTCGCTCACCCGGATCTTCCATGCGACCCGCAATCGTGTCATCGTCACACGCCGGTACGGGTTCGGGCGATGGTTCTGGGAAGACCTGTGGTTCACGACCAAAGCGTGGGTCAAGCTCCTCCTGCTCGAGGAGCACCGGATGGCCAAGATCCGCGAGGCCGGGCGCGGGGTGATCGCCGGTCTTCGCTACCCGGCGCGCGAGAGGAGATGGTGA
- the glf gene encoding UDP-galactopyranose mutase, with translation MDLLVVGSGFFGLTVAERAAAAGRKVTVIDRRHHIGGNAYSEDEATTGIEVHRYGAHLFHTSNATVWEYVNRFTTFTDYVHRVYTNHRGVVYPLPINLGTINQFFQAAYTPDQARELVHELAGEFDPKAAQNLEERAIGLIGRPLYEAFIRDYTAKQWQTDPHELPAEIISRLPVRYTYDSRYFNDTWEGLPTDGYTAWLERMADHPNIDVKLSTDYFDDTQPWSKRATVGQLPVVYTGPVDRYFDDAEGALAWRTLDFEEEVLDIGDFQGTSVMNYADAEVPYTRIHEFKHFHPERAARYPTDKTVIMREFSRFATRDDEPYYPVNTPDDRARLLAYRDLAKGEKNVHFGGRLGTYQYLDMHMAIGSALSLWNNHLA, from the coding sequence ATGGACCTTCTTGTCGTCGGTTCGGGGTTCTTCGGTCTCACTGTCGCCGAACGCGCCGCGGCCGCGGGGCGGAAGGTGACCGTCATCGACCGCCGCCACCACATCGGCGGGAACGCGTACAGCGAGGACGAGGCGACCACCGGGATCGAGGTGCACCGCTACGGGGCGCATCTCTTCCACACGTCGAACGCGACCGTGTGGGAGTACGTCAACCGTTTCACGACGTTCACCGACTACGTCCACCGCGTGTACACGAACCACCGCGGCGTGGTGTACCCGCTTCCGATCAATCTGGGCACGATCAACCAGTTCTTCCAGGCGGCGTACACGCCCGATCAGGCGCGAGAGCTGGTGCACGAGCTCGCGGGCGAGTTCGATCCGAAGGCCGCGCAGAACCTGGAGGAGCGTGCGATCGGTCTCATCGGACGCCCGCTGTACGAGGCCTTCATCCGCGACTACACGGCCAAACAGTGGCAGACCGACCCGCACGAGCTGCCGGCCGAGATCATCAGTCGTCTGCCGGTCCGGTACACGTACGACAGCCGCTACTTCAACGACACCTGGGAGGGCCTTCCCACCGACGGGTACACGGCCTGGCTCGAGCGGATGGCCGATCACCCCAACATCGATGTGAAGCTGTCGACGGACTACTTCGATGACACGCAGCCGTGGAGCAAGAGGGCCACCGTGGGCCAGCTGCCGGTCGTGTACACGGGACCGGTCGACCGGTACTTCGACGATGCGGAGGGGGCGTTGGCGTGGCGGACGCTTGACTTCGAGGAAGAAGTGCTCGACATCGGCGACTTCCAGGGCACGAGCGTCATGAACTACGCGGATGCCGAGGTGCCCTACACCCGCATCCACGAGTTCAAGCACTTCCACCCGGAGCGCGCGGCCCGGTACCCGACGGACAAGACCGTGATCATGCGGGAGTTCTCGCGATTCGCGACACGTGACGACGAGCCGTACTACCCCGTCAACACGCCCGACGATCGCGCGAGGCTGCTCGCCTATCGCGACCTCGCCAAGGGGGAGAAGAACGTGCACTTCGGGGGCCGTCTCGGAACCTACCAGTACCTCGACATGCACATGGCCATCGGATCGGCCCTGTCTCTGTGGAACAACCATCTCGCGTAG
- a CDS encoding mannosyltransferase family protein encodes MTTTVVLGTVRWSDRPWWRAGAVGGAVWLASRVFVTSIAMIALWIETDSAFGAASPAMLLHRWDSGWFRTIAERGYAADGAIESYAFFPGYPLAAGAVAWVLGPFSANPVPWAMALVAAVGGLIACILLWRLSSRLGGTSRTATAAVVLFAFGPYALFLHASYSESLFLAAALAAWYAGSTERWWWAGAFAACAGFTRANGLFLVAALLVMFVVQARRTGRKVLRHDLGGVALGAAGVAAYLAWLWLQTGHIDAWWRAQRAGWDRATLFPWDSLSATVRAMLAPSGTQAQPQFLMDIVFGVLILIFAAWLAWRRDWAQFAFVGLTAASLMTSNSWLSLARNSTTLFPIPLVVGRGADRRGWRFWVFIAVLGASTALLWFNTFQFALGRWAD; translated from the coding sequence ATGACGACGACGGTGGTCTTGGGGACCGTGAGATGGAGTGACCGTCCGTGGTGGCGGGCCGGTGCGGTCGGGGGAGCGGTGTGGCTGGCATCGCGCGTCTTCGTGACCTCGATCGCCATGATCGCGCTGTGGATCGAGACCGACTCCGCGTTCGGCGCCGCCTCGCCCGCGATGCTCCTGCACCGTTGGGACTCGGGATGGTTCCGCACGATCGCGGAGCGGGGCTACGCCGCGGACGGTGCGATCGAGTCCTACGCCTTCTTCCCGGGATATCCGCTCGCGGCCGGAGCCGTCGCCTGGGTGCTGGGACCCTTCTCGGCGAACCCGGTGCCGTGGGCGATGGCCCTCGTGGCTGCTGTGGGCGGCCTGATCGCCTGCATCCTGCTCTGGCGTCTCAGCAGCCGGCTGGGTGGGACCTCGCGCACCGCGACCGCCGCGGTCGTCCTGTTCGCCTTCGGACCCTACGCGCTCTTCCTGCACGCCTCCTACTCGGAGTCCCTGTTCCTGGCCGCCGCGCTCGCGGCCTGGTACGCCGGCAGCACCGAACGCTGGTGGTGGGCGGGCGCCTTCGCCGCGTGCGCCGGCTTCACGCGAGCCAACGGCCTCTTCCTCGTCGCCGCGCTCCTGGTGATGTTCGTCGTCCAGGCTCGCCGCACCGGGCGGAAGGTCCTTCGCCACGACCTCGGCGGCGTCGCGCTGGGCGCGGCGGGCGTCGCCGCCTACCTCGCGTGGCTGTGGCTGCAGACCGGGCACATCGACGCGTGGTGGCGCGCCCAGCGTGCCGGGTGGGATCGCGCCACGCTCTTCCCCTGGGATTCGCTGAGCGCGACAGTCCGTGCCATGCTGGCGCCGTCGGGCACCCAGGCGCAGCCGCAATTCCTGATGGATATCGTCTTCGGGGTTCTCATCCTCATCTTCGCGGCGTGGCTGGCCTGGCGTCGAGACTGGGCGCAGTTCGCTTTCGTCGGTCTCACCGCTGCCTCGCTCATGACGAGCAACTCGTGGCTGTCGCTGGCCCGCAACAGCACGACCCTCTTCCCGATCCCGCTAGTCGTCGGCCGCGGCGCCGATCGACGCGGATGGCGGTTCTGGGTCTTCATCGCGGTGCTTGGGGCTTCGACCGCCCTCCTGTGGTTCAACACGTTCCAGTTCGCCCTCGGGCGCTGGGCCGACTGA
- a CDS encoding glycosyltransferase family 2 protein, producing MPSVPARVLVVVPAYNEEEAVGGVIAEITAALPQATCLVVDDGSSDATAEVAAAAGASVARLPFNLGVGGAMRLGFKYAQERGYAAVVQIDADGQHDPRAVPALLERLADADVVIGARFAGEGEYQVHWLRRWAMRSIAAVLSRSAGARLTDATSGFKACGPRAIALFAENMPAEYLGDTVEALVIAARAGCRITQVPVVMRARMGGKPSHNPLLAAVYLLRAFVALGFAYVRPAPRFTQGAA from the coding sequence ATGCCCTCCGTGCCCGCTCGTGTGCTGGTCGTCGTGCCCGCATACAACGAAGAGGAGGCGGTGGGCGGTGTGATCGCGGAGATCACGGCGGCACTGCCGCAGGCGACGTGCCTCGTCGTCGACGACGGCTCGTCGGACGCGACGGCCGAGGTCGCCGCCGCCGCCGGAGCGTCGGTCGCCCGTCTTCCGTTCAACCTCGGGGTGGGCGGGGCGATGCGCCTCGGCTTCAAGTACGCGCAGGAGCGCGGCTACGCGGCCGTCGTCCAGATCGACGCCGACGGTCAGCACGACCCGCGCGCCGTGCCCGCGCTGCTGGAGCGCCTGGCGGATGCCGACGTCGTGATCGGTGCGCGCTTCGCCGGCGAGGGCGAGTACCAGGTGCACTGGTTGCGGCGGTGGGCGATGCGCTCCATCGCCGCCGTGCTGAGCAGATCGGCCGGCGCGCGCCTGACCGACGCCACCTCGGGATTCAAAGCGTGCGGGCCCCGCGCCATCGCCCTGTTCGCCGAGAACATGCCCGCGGAGTATCTCGGCGACACCGTCGAGGCCCTCGTCATCGCCGCGCGTGCCGGATGCCGCATCACGCAGGTTCCGGTGGTCATGCGCGCGCGCATGGGAGGCAAGCCGTCGCACAACCCGCTGCTCGCCGCGGTCTATCTGCTGCGGGCCTTCGTCGCCCTGGGCTTCGCCTACGTGCGCCCGGCGCCCCGGTTCACACAAGGAGCGGCATGA
- a CDS encoding DUF2304 domain-containing protein — protein MSTTAYILGVVAAVITFGVVVELLRRRRLRERHAIWWLLAASLALIAGLFPDILVWATSLAGVVLPTNLIFFVSIAVLFLVCIQNSAELTGLESETRALAERAALQELRIVELEKAQARGTTDEA, from the coding sequence ATGAGCACCACCGCGTATATCCTCGGTGTCGTCGCCGCGGTGATCACCTTCGGCGTCGTCGTCGAGTTGCTCCGCCGACGCCGTCTGCGCGAGAGGCACGCCATCTGGTGGCTGCTCGCGGCCTCTCTGGCGCTCATCGCCGGCCTCTTCCCCGACATCCTCGTGTGGGCCACGTCGCTGGCCGGGGTCGTGCTGCCCACGAACCTCATCTTCTTCGTCAGCATCGCCGTGCTGTTCCTCGTCTGCATCCAGAACAGTGCGGAGCTCACCGGGCTGGAGTCCGAGACGCGCGCGCTCGCCGAACGCGCCGCGCTGCAGGAGCTGCGCATCGTCGAGCTCGAGAAGGCTCAGGCGCGGGGCACCACCGACGAGGCCTGA
- a CDS encoding DUF2142 domain-containing protein, protein MSQRRRAIALIVAPLALLVSLLTWGVSSPQGSSPDEHYHLASIWCADGIVPGVCEQGSAPQYRSVRADIAEASLCFRRHPDQSAACVVDDARMVETDQANWAGEAYPPVFYSVMRMFIVPDDVGLSVLILRSLNAVLYVGLLTALFFLLPRRLRPPMIWGAALTIVPLGAFLIPSINPSTWAILSATGLWVATWGYFVERRLTRRILLGALAVTFLVMGAGARSDAAVYGVLAMIVGTVLGFERSRRFLLSAILPVALTAVAVAFFFTSGQSAIVSASTASTDAPLALHQLAFLDLKLLPELWAGVFGTWGLGWLDTTMPGSVWVTTIAMFSAVCFWALRRGDVRKWIVTTGVAASLVVVPMFILLHDGVIVGQYVQPRYIYPLIILFAGVVVIGFQRPGLGLNRTQLLVVAAGLTVANSVALHVNLRRYVTGVDVPGFNLDLAVEWWWNAPITPLGVWALGTVATAVLAGILVRAAWSAREDAEAIQASSVVPRA, encoded by the coding sequence GTGTCGCAACGCCGCCGCGCCATCGCACTGATCGTCGCCCCCCTGGCCCTGCTCGTCTCACTGCTGACCTGGGGCGTGTCCTCGCCGCAGGGCTCGAGCCCGGACGAGCACTACCATCTCGCGAGCATCTGGTGTGCGGACGGCATCGTCCCCGGGGTGTGCGAACAGGGCTCCGCACCTCAGTACCGCTCGGTGCGCGCCGACATCGCCGAGGCATCGCTCTGCTTCCGCCGGCATCCGGACCAGTCGGCCGCGTGCGTCGTCGACGACGCGCGCATGGTCGAGACGGATCAGGCCAACTGGGCCGGCGAGGCCTACCCGCCGGTGTTCTACAGCGTCATGCGGATGTTCATCGTCCCCGATGACGTCGGGCTGTCCGTGCTCATCCTGCGCAGCCTCAACGCGGTCCTCTACGTCGGCCTCCTCACCGCGCTGTTCTTCCTCCTCCCGAGGCGCCTGAGGCCGCCGATGATCTGGGGGGCGGCGCTGACCATCGTCCCGCTCGGCGCGTTCCTCATCCCGAGCATCAATCCGAGCACGTGGGCGATCCTGTCGGCCACGGGCCTCTGGGTCGCGACCTGGGGCTACTTCGTCGAACGGCGGCTCACGCGCCGGATACTGCTCGGCGCGCTCGCGGTGACGTTCCTGGTGATGGGGGCGGGGGCGCGCAGCGATGCGGCCGTCTACGGCGTGCTCGCGATGATCGTCGGCACCGTGCTCGGCTTCGAGCGCAGCCGCCGCTTCCTGCTGTCGGCCATTCTTCCGGTGGCGCTCACCGCGGTCGCGGTCGCGTTCTTCTTCACGAGCGGACAGTCGGCGATCGTCTCGGCATCGACGGCCAGCACTGACGCCCCCCTGGCACTGCACCAGCTCGCATTCCTGGACCTGAAACTGCTGCCGGAGCTCTGGGCGGGGGTGTTCGGGACGTGGGGTCTCGGCTGGCTGGACACGACGATGCCCGGCAGCGTGTGGGTGACAACGATCGCGATGTTCTCGGCGGTGTGCTTCTGGGCGCTGCGCCGAGGCGACGTCCGCAAGTGGATCGTCACGACCGGCGTCGCCGCCAGCCTGGTGGTCGTCCCCATGTTCATCCTGCTCCACGACGGCGTCATCGTCGGCCAGTACGTGCAGCCGCGGTACATCTACCCCCTCATCATCCTGTTCGCGGGCGTGGTGGTCATCGGCTTCCAGCGCCCCGGCCTCGGGCTGAACCGGACGCAGCTGCTGGTGGTCGCGGCCGGTCTCACCGTGGCCAACAGCGTGGCGCTGCACGTGAACCTGCGGCGCTACGTCACGGGCGTGGATGTGCCGGGATTCAACCTCGACCTCGCGGTCGAGTGGTGGTGGAACGCACCGATCACGCCGTTGGGCGTGTGGGCGCTGGGTACCGTCGCGACGGCCGTGCTCGCGGGGATCCTCGTCCGCGCCGCGTGGAGCGCCCGTGAGGACGCAGAGGCGATTCAGGCCTCGTCGGTGGTGCCCCGCGCCTGA
- a CDS encoding glycosyltransferase family 2 protein: MSDADPQISVVIPAYQSAPYLADTLTALGVAVSRAGVRAEVIVVDDGSTDDTAAVVADAAEGFPGEVRLRRQSNRGRFLARWLGLSTARAPLVLLLDSRVLIGADALSAVLAARREAPAGIAWNAHVVTDPSVPLIGLFWEAPTYAFWGRYLRRPRQFDLTPENFDAAPKGTTMFLAEIGALREAFEYAWPEADARLVSDDTKVLRHLAGTAGIRIDPAFRALYRPRTTVRRFVRHTFDRGTLFVDSYAGTTPARSIVLVAFAISPVVVGALLVLFGAAGAAALAGIALLGVGGLLSVAARNGCPPRGLLAFVCWLPVFAPTFWAGVVRGVVLHRRAFRRARGATPAASDLSGRRG; encoded by the coding sequence GTGAGTGACGCGGACCCGCAGATCAGCGTCGTGATCCCCGCCTATCAATCCGCGCCCTACCTCGCGGACACGCTGACGGCGCTCGGGGTCGCCGTGTCGCGTGCGGGGGTGCGCGCCGAGGTGATCGTGGTCGACGACGGATCGACGGACGACACGGCGGCCGTCGTCGCCGACGCGGCGGAGGGATTCCCCGGAGAGGTGCGTCTGCGAAGGCAGAGCAACCGCGGTCGTTTCCTGGCGCGGTGGCTGGGTCTGTCGACGGCGCGCGCACCTCTGGTGCTGCTTCTCGACTCGCGGGTCCTGATCGGGGCCGATGCGCTGTCCGCCGTCCTGGCGGCGCGTCGTGAGGCGCCGGCAGGCATCGCCTGGAACGCGCACGTGGTCACCGACCCGTCGGTGCCGTTGATCGGCCTGTTCTGGGAGGCTCCGACGTACGCGTTCTGGGGCCGGTATCTGCGGCGGCCACGGCAGTTCGACCTCACGCCCGAGAACTTCGACGCCGCCCCGAAGGGGACCACGATGTTCCTCGCGGAGATCGGCGCACTCCGGGAGGCGTTCGAGTACGCCTGGCCGGAGGCCGATGCGCGGCTGGTGTCGGACGACACCAAGGTGCTGCGCCACCTGGCGGGGACGGCGGGCATCCGCATCGACCCCGCGTTCCGGGCCTTGTACCGGCCGCGCACCACCGTTCGCCGCTTCGTCCGGCACACCTTCGACCGGGGGACCCTGTTCGTCGACAGCTACGCGGGCACGACGCCCGCGCGCAGCATCGTGCTGGTGGCCTTCGCGATCTCACCGGTGGTGGTCGGGGCCCTGCTCGTGCTCTTCGGCGCGGCCGGTGCGGCCGCGCTCGCGGGCATCGCCCTCCTCGGCGTCGGCGGTCTGCTGTCCGTCGCCGCCCGCAACGGCTGTCCGCCCCGTGGACTGCTGGCTTTCGTGTGCTGGCTGCCGGTGTTCGCGCCGACGTTCTGGGCCGGCGTCGTCCGCGGCGTGGTCCTGCATCGGCGGGCGTTCCGCCGGGCGCGCGGCGCGACCCCGGCCGCATCCGACCTCAGCGGGCGTCGAGGGTGA
- a CDS encoding alpha-1,2-fucosyltransferase: protein MVVRRDGITGYVMGGLGNQIFILAAAWEQARRLDVPVYLDRSHYAVGGTFAYGLDAFTHPAISLAPEQSPWRSVRVNRERVLPLPRRPWGRVFLERDGDAYAPSIEQVRPGTTLIGYFQSPRYFPSIRDELSDAILAIDEEPRESAEVARILAEPAISLHLRRGDYLAVSPDRQFIASVAYAVRAIRTLRALGVDLPVRVFSDSVALVKDELRGVAGDFEFVEEGLLGTWASLRAMSAGRAMIMSNSSFSWWGAELMRRRFGADTPVVAPRPWTRGGTAKADLLDPDWITLDAR from the coding sequence ATGGTCGTGCGTCGTGACGGGATCACGGGTTACGTGATGGGAGGACTGGGAAACCAGATCTTCATCCTGGCGGCGGCGTGGGAGCAGGCGCGCCGGCTCGACGTGCCGGTCTATCTGGACCGCTCCCACTACGCCGTCGGCGGCACATTCGCCTACGGTCTCGACGCCTTCACCCACCCCGCGATCTCGCTGGCGCCGGAGCAGTCGCCCTGGCGGTCCGTCCGCGTGAATCGGGAGCGCGTGCTCCCCCTGCCCCGCCGGCCGTGGGGACGGGTCTTCCTCGAGCGCGACGGCGACGCCTACGCACCCTCGATCGAGCAGGTGCGTCCCGGCACCACCCTGATCGGCTACTTCCAGTCGCCGCGCTACTTCCCCTCGATCCGCGACGAGCTGAGCGATGCCATCCTCGCCATCGACGAGGAGCCTCGGGAGTCGGCCGAGGTCGCGCGGATCCTCGCGGAACCGGCGATCTCCCTCCACCTGCGTCGCGGCGACTATCTGGCGGTGTCTCCCGACCGTCAGTTCATCGCCTCCGTGGCCTACGCGGTCCGGGCCATCCGCACGCTGCGCGCGCTGGGCGTCGACCTGCCGGTGCGGGTGTTCTCCGACTCGGTCGCGCTCGTCAAGGACGAGCTTCGGGGCGTGGCCGGCGACTTCGAGTTCGTCGAGGAGGGCCTGCTCGGAACGTGGGCGAGCCTGCGCGCCATGTCCGCCGGCCGCGCGATGATCATGAGCAACTCGAGCTTCAGCTGGTGGGGGGCGGAGCTCATGCGTCGCCGCTTCGGCGCCGACACGCCGGTCGTCGCGCCGCGCCCGTGGACGCGGGGCGGAACAGCGAAAGCCGACCTGCTCGACCCCGACTGGATCACCCTCGACGCCCGCTGA